One Cicer arietinum cultivar CDC Frontier isolate Library 1 chromosome 8, Cicar.CDCFrontier_v2.0, whole genome shotgun sequence DNA segment encodes these proteins:
- the LOC101509903 gene encoding uncharacterized protein At5g01610: protein MDQKILIVFVLLLNLISKSFQNPNPKIPKSTPSPAHIELASYGFPIGLLPATTVLGHAINHTSGDFTVKLGGACKITLPPDNYVATYSDTITGKIVKGKIAELDGIRVRAFFKWWSITGIKSSGDDVVFEVGMVTAKYPSKNFDDSPACEGQHSAS from the coding sequence ATGGATCAAAAAATTCTCATCGTGTTCGTTCTTCTTCTGAATCTCATATCAAAATCGTTccaaaaccctaaccctaaaatCCCCAAATCGACACCATCACCGGCACACATAGAGCTTGCCAGTTATGGCTTCCCCATTGGTCTTCTTCCCGCCACCACCGTCTTAGGTCATGCTATTAACCATACTTCCGGTGATTTCACCGTTAAACTCGGTGGCGCGTGTAAAATCACGCTCCCTCCTGATAACTACGTCGCTACCTACTCCGATACCATCACAGGGAAAATTGTGAAAGGTAAAATCGCAGAGCTCGATGGAATTAGAGTTCGCGCTTTCTTTAAGTGGTGGTCCATCACCGGAATTAAATCCTCCGGTGATGATGTTGTTTTCGAGGTTGGAATGGTCACCGCGAAGTATCCTTCGAAGAATTTCGATGATAGCCCCGCTTGCGAGGGTCAGCACTCTGCTTCATGA
- the LOC101510668 gene encoding uncharacterized protein isoform X1: MASRLREDEKNERAIRALLKLQPNRRCINCNSMGPQYVCTNFWTFVCTNCSGIHREFTHRVKSVSMAKFTSQEVTALQEGGNQLARDIYFKEWDAQHHSFPDSSNVNRLRDFIKHVYVDRRFTGDRNSDKPPRVKAGDKDESYENRKVEAYQGGSRSPPYSDRSSPGGRSPGYDQESRQYGDNKRSPGRPPIVNDWRREDRRISDGDRKVESQSPERARDLGSSSPPVVRPVRDILGENVVPLRISGPPNPNSGKAADASALTQRTASSGSLVSSNESPVDIKLETTTSLIDFDADPEPIAPAIPQAQQTTVPQPVLQSGNSADDNWASFDVVSEAKRTPNTSNLNPLESVLSQLSVPASLPAHASGVQGPIPEAAPSSAYGGASAGSFAAFPQSGASVPYPGPATVSPLKNAGQWASLQHQQLMFPAASSQSAGQQFPQSVGGAVNSQPWHVPFVSTGQGHPSTPMPHAYHHASKPANEAINSAVSQPSAVEVKPSGRSELPEDLFTVKHSAFPAPVLGWQMGLPQGMGISMQYNNMVPVPSFSQPSRSTNPFDVSSKPTPDQTPSMQFPSMSSFQGALPSVPPSVALHPSSLGNPSHAWTPPLRNPSYAWTPAPSSSYASALPPQAQTHASALGPGSYMGQQMATNIPMPRQEVGNFGTEGSVFGLSNPEQQLTDRPSTTPTSNSFPRGGNPFG; encoded by the exons ATGGCGAGTCGGTTGAGAGAAGATGAGAAAAACGAGCGCGCGATTCGAGCTCTTCTCAAGCTTCAACCTAATCGAAGATGCATTAACTGCAACAGTATG GGACCACAATATGTGTGCACAAATTTCTGGACGTTTGTTTGCACTAATTGTAGTGGAATACA CCGTGAATTTACACATCGTGTGAAATCAGTTTCAATGGCTAAATTTACTTCGCAAGAAGTTACTGCACTTCAAGAAGGAGGAAATCAA CTTGCAAGggacatttattttaaagaatggGATGCACAGCACCATTCTTTCCCTGACAGCAG TAATGTTAACAGGCTCCGCGACTTTATTAAGCATGTTTATGTGGATAGGAGATTCACCGGAGATAGGAACTCTGATAAACCACCAAGAGTAAAGGCC GGTGACAAAGATGAGTCCTATGAAAACAGGAAAGTTGAGGCGTATCAGGGAGGATCTAGAAGCCCTCCATATAGTGACAGGTCTAGTCCTGGTGGAAGAAGTCCTGGATATGATCAAGAAAGTAGGCAATATGGTGATAATAAGAGAAGTCCTGGCCGTCCTCCAATTGTCAATGATTGGCGTCGTGAAGATCGTAGAATATCAGATGGAGATCGTAAGGTGGAAAGCCAATCTCCTGAGCGAGCTAGAGATCTAGGTTCTTCAAGCCCACCTGTGGTACGGCCCGTTAGAGATATTTTGGGAGAAAATGTAGTACCTCTTCGGATAAGTGGACCCCCCAACCCAAACAGTGGAAAGGCTGCTGACGCCTCAGCACTGACACAG AGAACTGCATCCTCTGGTAGCTTGGTATCCAGCAACGAAAGCCCAGTAGATATTAAGCTTGAGACTACTACGAGCCTTATTGATTTTGATGCTGATCCTGAACCTATAGCTCCAGCGATTCCTCAAGCCCAACAAACTACTGTGCCACAACCTGTTTTGCAGTCAGGAAATTCCGCTGATGACAATTGGGCCTCTTTTGATGTTGTTTCTGAGGCGAAAAGAACTCCaaacacctcaaatttaaatcCACTTGAATCAGTATTGTCCCAATTGTCTGTGCCAGCATCCTTACCTGCTCATGCTTCAGGAGTCCAAG GACCTATTCCAGAAGCAGCTCCTAGTTCTGCTTATGGTGGTGCAAGTGCTGGCAGTTTTGCAGCTTTCCCACAAAGTGGTGCTTCAGTGCCATATCCTGGGCCGGCAACTGTATCACCTCTTAAAAATGCAGGGCAGTGGGCCAGTTTGCAGCATCAGCAACTAATGTTCCCTGCTGCATCTAGTCAGTCTGCCGGTCAACAATTTCCACAGTCAGTTGGTGGTGCTGTAAATAGTCAG CCATGGCACGTACCTTTTGTATCCACAGGACAGGGGCATCCGAGTACACCAATGCCACATGCATACCATCATGCTTCAAAGCCTGCCAATGAGGCTATAAACAGTGCTGTTTCTCAACCGTCTGCTGTAGAAGTAAAACCAAGTGGAAGATCAGAACTTCCTGAA GATCTGTTTACTGTAAAACACTCGGCCTTCCCTGCTCCAGTTCTAGGTTGGCAAATGGGTCTTCCTCAGGGCATGGGCATCTCAATGCAATATAATAATATGGTG CCGGTGCCAAGTTTTTCGCAGCCATCAAGGTCGACAAATCCATTTGATGTCAGCAGCAAACCAACCCCAGATCAAACCCCAAGT ATGCAGTTTCCTTCCATGTCATCCTTTCAAGGTGCCTTGCCTAGTGTACCACCATCAGTTGCACTACACCCTTCAAGCCTGGGAAATCCGTCGCATGCATGGACTCCACCCTTGCGCAATCCATCCTATGCCTGGACTCCAGCTCCATCGTCATCATATGCATCAGCCCTACCTCCACAAGCACAAACTCATGCATCAGCTCTGGGACCAG GGTCTTATATGGGGCAACAAATGGCAACTAACATACCAATGCCAAG GCAAGAAGTTGGGAATTTTGGAACGGAGGGATCCGTTTTCGGCTTGTCAAATCCAGAACAGCAGCTGACTGATAGGCCGTCAACCACTCCCACCTCTAACTCATTCCCTAGAGGAGGGAACCCATTTGGATAA
- the LOC101510668 gene encoding uncharacterized protein isoform X3, with protein MASRLREDEKNERAIRALLKLQPNRRCINCNSMGPQYVCTNFWTFVCTNCSGIHREFTHRVKSVSMAKFTSQEVTALQEGGNQLARDIYFKEWDAQHHSFPDSSNVNRLRDFIKHVYVDRRFTGDRNSDKPPRVKAGDKDESYENRKVEAYQGGSRSPPYSDRSSPGGRSPGYDQESRQYGDNKRSPGRPPIVNDWRREDRRISDGDRKVESQSPERARDLGSSSPPVVRPVRDILGENVVPLRISGPPNPNSGKAADASALTQRTASSGSLVSSNESPVDIKLETTTSLIDFDADPEPIAPAIPQAQQTTVPQPVLQSGNSADDNWASFDVVSEAKRTPNTSNLNPLESVLSQLSVPASLPAHASGVQGPIPEAAPSSAYGGASAGSFAAFPQSGASVPYPGPATVSPLKNAGQWASLQHQQLMFPAASSQSAGQQFPQSVGGAVNSQPWHVPFVSTGQGHPSTPMPHAYHHASKPANEAINSAVSQPSAVEVKPSGRSELPEDLFTVKHSAFPAPVLGWQMGLPQGMGISMQYNNMVPVPSFSQPSRSTNPFDVSSKPTPDQTPSFPSMSSFQGALPSVPPSVALHPSSLGNPSHAWTPPLRNPSYAWTPAPSSSYASALPPQAQTHASALGPGSYMGQQMATNIPMPRQEVGNFGTEGSVFGLSNPEQQLTDRPSTTPTSNSFPRGGNPFG; from the exons ATGGCGAGTCGGTTGAGAGAAGATGAGAAAAACGAGCGCGCGATTCGAGCTCTTCTCAAGCTTCAACCTAATCGAAGATGCATTAACTGCAACAGTATG GGACCACAATATGTGTGCACAAATTTCTGGACGTTTGTTTGCACTAATTGTAGTGGAATACA CCGTGAATTTACACATCGTGTGAAATCAGTTTCAATGGCTAAATTTACTTCGCAAGAAGTTACTGCACTTCAAGAAGGAGGAAATCAA CTTGCAAGggacatttattttaaagaatggGATGCACAGCACCATTCTTTCCCTGACAGCAG TAATGTTAACAGGCTCCGCGACTTTATTAAGCATGTTTATGTGGATAGGAGATTCACCGGAGATAGGAACTCTGATAAACCACCAAGAGTAAAGGCC GGTGACAAAGATGAGTCCTATGAAAACAGGAAAGTTGAGGCGTATCAGGGAGGATCTAGAAGCCCTCCATATAGTGACAGGTCTAGTCCTGGTGGAAGAAGTCCTGGATATGATCAAGAAAGTAGGCAATATGGTGATAATAAGAGAAGTCCTGGCCGTCCTCCAATTGTCAATGATTGGCGTCGTGAAGATCGTAGAATATCAGATGGAGATCGTAAGGTGGAAAGCCAATCTCCTGAGCGAGCTAGAGATCTAGGTTCTTCAAGCCCACCTGTGGTACGGCCCGTTAGAGATATTTTGGGAGAAAATGTAGTACCTCTTCGGATAAGTGGACCCCCCAACCCAAACAGTGGAAAGGCTGCTGACGCCTCAGCACTGACACAG AGAACTGCATCCTCTGGTAGCTTGGTATCCAGCAACGAAAGCCCAGTAGATATTAAGCTTGAGACTACTACGAGCCTTATTGATTTTGATGCTGATCCTGAACCTATAGCTCCAGCGATTCCTCAAGCCCAACAAACTACTGTGCCACAACCTGTTTTGCAGTCAGGAAATTCCGCTGATGACAATTGGGCCTCTTTTGATGTTGTTTCTGAGGCGAAAAGAACTCCaaacacctcaaatttaaatcCACTTGAATCAGTATTGTCCCAATTGTCTGTGCCAGCATCCTTACCTGCTCATGCTTCAGGAGTCCAAG GACCTATTCCAGAAGCAGCTCCTAGTTCTGCTTATGGTGGTGCAAGTGCTGGCAGTTTTGCAGCTTTCCCACAAAGTGGTGCTTCAGTGCCATATCCTGGGCCGGCAACTGTATCACCTCTTAAAAATGCAGGGCAGTGGGCCAGTTTGCAGCATCAGCAACTAATGTTCCCTGCTGCATCTAGTCAGTCTGCCGGTCAACAATTTCCACAGTCAGTTGGTGGTGCTGTAAATAGTCAG CCATGGCACGTACCTTTTGTATCCACAGGACAGGGGCATCCGAGTACACCAATGCCACATGCATACCATCATGCTTCAAAGCCTGCCAATGAGGCTATAAACAGTGCTGTTTCTCAACCGTCTGCTGTAGAAGTAAAACCAAGTGGAAGATCAGAACTTCCTGAA GATCTGTTTACTGTAAAACACTCGGCCTTCCCTGCTCCAGTTCTAGGTTGGCAAATGGGTCTTCCTCAGGGCATGGGCATCTCAATGCAATATAATAATATGGTG CCGGTGCCAAGTTTTTCGCAGCCATCAAGGTCGACAAATCCATTTGATGTCAGCAGCAAACCAACCCCAGATCAAACCCCAAGT TTTCCTTCCATGTCATCCTTTCAAGGTGCCTTGCCTAGTGTACCACCATCAGTTGCACTACACCCTTCAAGCCTGGGAAATCCGTCGCATGCATGGACTCCACCCTTGCGCAATCCATCCTATGCCTGGACTCCAGCTCCATCGTCATCATATGCATCAGCCCTACCTCCACAAGCACAAACTCATGCATCAGCTCTGGGACCAG GGTCTTATATGGGGCAACAAATGGCAACTAACATACCAATGCCAAG GCAAGAAGTTGGGAATTTTGGAACGGAGGGATCCGTTTTCGGCTTGTCAAATCCAGAACAGCAGCTGACTGATAGGCCGTCAACCACTCCCACCTCTAACTCATTCCCTAGAGGAGGGAACCCATTTGGATAA
- the LOC101510668 gene encoding uncharacterized protein isoform X4 yields MASRLREDEKNERAIRALLKLQPNRRCINCNSMGPQYVCTNFWTFVCTNCSGIHREFTHRVKSVSMAKFTSQEVTALQEGGNQLARDIYFKEWDAQHHSFPDSSNVNRLRDFIKHVYVDRRFTGDRNSDKPPRVKAGDKDESYENRKVEAYQGGSRSPPYSDRSSPGGRSPGYDQESRQYGDNKRSPGRPPIVNDWRREDRRISDGDRKVESQSPERARDLGSSSPPVVRPVRDILGENVVPLRISGPPNPNSGKAADASALTQRTASSGSLVSSNESPVDIKLETTTSLIDFDADPEPIAPAIPQAQQTTVPQPVLQSGNSADDNWASFDVVSEAKRTPNTSNLNPLESVLSQLSVPASLPAHASGVQGPIPEAAPSSAYGGASAGSFAAFPQSGASVPYPGPATVSPLKNAGQWASLQHQQLMFPAASSQSAGQQFPQSVGGAVNSQPWHVPFVSTGQGHPSTPMPHAYHHASKPANEAINSAVSQPSAVEVKPSGRSELPEDLFTVKHSAFPAPVLGWQMGLPQGMGISMQYNNMPVPSFSQPSRSTNPFDVSSKPTPDQTPSFPSMSSFQGALPSVPPSVALHPSSLGNPSHAWTPPLRNPSYAWTPAPSSSYASALPPQAQTHASALGPGSYMGQQMATNIPMPRQEVGNFGTEGSVFGLSNPEQQLTDRPSTTPTSNSFPRGGNPFG; encoded by the exons ATGGCGAGTCGGTTGAGAGAAGATGAGAAAAACGAGCGCGCGATTCGAGCTCTTCTCAAGCTTCAACCTAATCGAAGATGCATTAACTGCAACAGTATG GGACCACAATATGTGTGCACAAATTTCTGGACGTTTGTTTGCACTAATTGTAGTGGAATACA CCGTGAATTTACACATCGTGTGAAATCAGTTTCAATGGCTAAATTTACTTCGCAAGAAGTTACTGCACTTCAAGAAGGAGGAAATCAA CTTGCAAGggacatttattttaaagaatggGATGCACAGCACCATTCTTTCCCTGACAGCAG TAATGTTAACAGGCTCCGCGACTTTATTAAGCATGTTTATGTGGATAGGAGATTCACCGGAGATAGGAACTCTGATAAACCACCAAGAGTAAAGGCC GGTGACAAAGATGAGTCCTATGAAAACAGGAAAGTTGAGGCGTATCAGGGAGGATCTAGAAGCCCTCCATATAGTGACAGGTCTAGTCCTGGTGGAAGAAGTCCTGGATATGATCAAGAAAGTAGGCAATATGGTGATAATAAGAGAAGTCCTGGCCGTCCTCCAATTGTCAATGATTGGCGTCGTGAAGATCGTAGAATATCAGATGGAGATCGTAAGGTGGAAAGCCAATCTCCTGAGCGAGCTAGAGATCTAGGTTCTTCAAGCCCACCTGTGGTACGGCCCGTTAGAGATATTTTGGGAGAAAATGTAGTACCTCTTCGGATAAGTGGACCCCCCAACCCAAACAGTGGAAAGGCTGCTGACGCCTCAGCACTGACACAG AGAACTGCATCCTCTGGTAGCTTGGTATCCAGCAACGAAAGCCCAGTAGATATTAAGCTTGAGACTACTACGAGCCTTATTGATTTTGATGCTGATCCTGAACCTATAGCTCCAGCGATTCCTCAAGCCCAACAAACTACTGTGCCACAACCTGTTTTGCAGTCAGGAAATTCCGCTGATGACAATTGGGCCTCTTTTGATGTTGTTTCTGAGGCGAAAAGAACTCCaaacacctcaaatttaaatcCACTTGAATCAGTATTGTCCCAATTGTCTGTGCCAGCATCCTTACCTGCTCATGCTTCAGGAGTCCAAG GACCTATTCCAGAAGCAGCTCCTAGTTCTGCTTATGGTGGTGCAAGTGCTGGCAGTTTTGCAGCTTTCCCACAAAGTGGTGCTTCAGTGCCATATCCTGGGCCGGCAACTGTATCACCTCTTAAAAATGCAGGGCAGTGGGCCAGTTTGCAGCATCAGCAACTAATGTTCCCTGCTGCATCTAGTCAGTCTGCCGGTCAACAATTTCCACAGTCAGTTGGTGGTGCTGTAAATAGTCAG CCATGGCACGTACCTTTTGTATCCACAGGACAGGGGCATCCGAGTACACCAATGCCACATGCATACCATCATGCTTCAAAGCCTGCCAATGAGGCTATAAACAGTGCTGTTTCTCAACCGTCTGCTGTAGAAGTAAAACCAAGTGGAAGATCAGAACTTCCTGAA GATCTGTTTACTGTAAAACACTCGGCCTTCCCTGCTCCAGTTCTAGGTTGGCAAATGGGTCTTCCTCAGGGCATGGGCATCTCAATGCAATATAATAATATG CCGGTGCCAAGTTTTTCGCAGCCATCAAGGTCGACAAATCCATTTGATGTCAGCAGCAAACCAACCCCAGATCAAACCCCAAGT TTTCCTTCCATGTCATCCTTTCAAGGTGCCTTGCCTAGTGTACCACCATCAGTTGCACTACACCCTTCAAGCCTGGGAAATCCGTCGCATGCATGGACTCCACCCTTGCGCAATCCATCCTATGCCTGGACTCCAGCTCCATCGTCATCATATGCATCAGCCCTACCTCCACAAGCACAAACTCATGCATCAGCTCTGGGACCAG GGTCTTATATGGGGCAACAAATGGCAACTAACATACCAATGCCAAG GCAAGAAGTTGGGAATTTTGGAACGGAGGGATCCGTTTTCGGCTTGTCAAATCCAGAACAGCAGCTGACTGATAGGCCGTCAACCACTCCCACCTCTAACTCATTCCCTAGAGGAGGGAACCCATTTGGATAA
- the LOC101510668 gene encoding uncharacterized protein isoform X2, producing the protein MASRLREDEKNERAIRALLKLQPNRRCINCNSMGPQYVCTNFWTFVCTNCSGIHREFTHRVKSVSMAKFTSQEVTALQEGGNQLARDIYFKEWDAQHHSFPDSSNVNRLRDFIKHVYVDRRFTGDRNSDKPPRVKAGDKDESYENRKVEAYQGGSRSPPYSDRSSPGGRSPGYDQESRQYGDNKRSPGRPPIVNDWRREDRRISDGDRKVESQSPERARDLGSSSPPVVRPVRDILGENVVPLRISGPPNPNSGKAADASALTQRTASSGSLVSSNESPVDIKLETTTSLIDFDADPEPIAPAIPQAQQTTVPQPVLQSGNSADDNWASFDVVSEAKRTPNTSNLNPLESVLSQLSVPASLPAHASGVQGPIPEAAPSSAYGGASAGSFAAFPQSGASVPYPGPATVSPLKNAGQWASLQHQQLMFPAASSQSAGQQFPQSVGGAVNSQPWHVPFVSTGQGHPSTPMPHAYHHASKPANEAINSAVSQPSAVEVKPSGRSELPEDLFTVKHSAFPAPVLGWQMGLPQGMGISMQYNNMPVPSFSQPSRSTNPFDVSSKPTPDQTPSMQFPSMSSFQGALPSVPPSVALHPSSLGNPSHAWTPPLRNPSYAWTPAPSSSYASALPPQAQTHASALGPGSYMGQQMATNIPMPRQEVGNFGTEGSVFGLSNPEQQLTDRPSTTPTSNSFPRGGNPFG; encoded by the exons ATGGCGAGTCGGTTGAGAGAAGATGAGAAAAACGAGCGCGCGATTCGAGCTCTTCTCAAGCTTCAACCTAATCGAAGATGCATTAACTGCAACAGTATG GGACCACAATATGTGTGCACAAATTTCTGGACGTTTGTTTGCACTAATTGTAGTGGAATACA CCGTGAATTTACACATCGTGTGAAATCAGTTTCAATGGCTAAATTTACTTCGCAAGAAGTTACTGCACTTCAAGAAGGAGGAAATCAA CTTGCAAGggacatttattttaaagaatggGATGCACAGCACCATTCTTTCCCTGACAGCAG TAATGTTAACAGGCTCCGCGACTTTATTAAGCATGTTTATGTGGATAGGAGATTCACCGGAGATAGGAACTCTGATAAACCACCAAGAGTAAAGGCC GGTGACAAAGATGAGTCCTATGAAAACAGGAAAGTTGAGGCGTATCAGGGAGGATCTAGAAGCCCTCCATATAGTGACAGGTCTAGTCCTGGTGGAAGAAGTCCTGGATATGATCAAGAAAGTAGGCAATATGGTGATAATAAGAGAAGTCCTGGCCGTCCTCCAATTGTCAATGATTGGCGTCGTGAAGATCGTAGAATATCAGATGGAGATCGTAAGGTGGAAAGCCAATCTCCTGAGCGAGCTAGAGATCTAGGTTCTTCAAGCCCACCTGTGGTACGGCCCGTTAGAGATATTTTGGGAGAAAATGTAGTACCTCTTCGGATAAGTGGACCCCCCAACCCAAACAGTGGAAAGGCTGCTGACGCCTCAGCACTGACACAG AGAACTGCATCCTCTGGTAGCTTGGTATCCAGCAACGAAAGCCCAGTAGATATTAAGCTTGAGACTACTACGAGCCTTATTGATTTTGATGCTGATCCTGAACCTATAGCTCCAGCGATTCCTCAAGCCCAACAAACTACTGTGCCACAACCTGTTTTGCAGTCAGGAAATTCCGCTGATGACAATTGGGCCTCTTTTGATGTTGTTTCTGAGGCGAAAAGAACTCCaaacacctcaaatttaaatcCACTTGAATCAGTATTGTCCCAATTGTCTGTGCCAGCATCCTTACCTGCTCATGCTTCAGGAGTCCAAG GACCTATTCCAGAAGCAGCTCCTAGTTCTGCTTATGGTGGTGCAAGTGCTGGCAGTTTTGCAGCTTTCCCACAAAGTGGTGCTTCAGTGCCATATCCTGGGCCGGCAACTGTATCACCTCTTAAAAATGCAGGGCAGTGGGCCAGTTTGCAGCATCAGCAACTAATGTTCCCTGCTGCATCTAGTCAGTCTGCCGGTCAACAATTTCCACAGTCAGTTGGTGGTGCTGTAAATAGTCAG CCATGGCACGTACCTTTTGTATCCACAGGACAGGGGCATCCGAGTACACCAATGCCACATGCATACCATCATGCTTCAAAGCCTGCCAATGAGGCTATAAACAGTGCTGTTTCTCAACCGTCTGCTGTAGAAGTAAAACCAAGTGGAAGATCAGAACTTCCTGAA GATCTGTTTACTGTAAAACACTCGGCCTTCCCTGCTCCAGTTCTAGGTTGGCAAATGGGTCTTCCTCAGGGCATGGGCATCTCAATGCAATATAATAATATG CCGGTGCCAAGTTTTTCGCAGCCATCAAGGTCGACAAATCCATTTGATGTCAGCAGCAAACCAACCCCAGATCAAACCCCAAGT ATGCAGTTTCCTTCCATGTCATCCTTTCAAGGTGCCTTGCCTAGTGTACCACCATCAGTTGCACTACACCCTTCAAGCCTGGGAAATCCGTCGCATGCATGGACTCCACCCTTGCGCAATCCATCCTATGCCTGGACTCCAGCTCCATCGTCATCATATGCATCAGCCCTACCTCCACAAGCACAAACTCATGCATCAGCTCTGGGACCAG GGTCTTATATGGGGCAACAAATGGCAACTAACATACCAATGCCAAG GCAAGAAGTTGGGAATTTTGGAACGGAGGGATCCGTTTTCGGCTTGTCAAATCCAGAACAGCAGCTGACTGATAGGCCGTCAACCACTCCCACCTCTAACTCATTCCCTAGAGGAGGGAACCCATTTGGATAA
- the LOC101511619 gene encoding uncharacterized protein — METRERNNSTNQQENALKDSSWYDHFKNVSNPLMARYVYALIFLVSNVLAWATRDELTRINSWTKFFKGLRECNIGITCLGPDGVLKVSMGCFLFFMVMFCSTTFTSKLNGVRDKWHSGWWSIKIVLWILLTIIPFLLPSKLIDLYGKAAHFGSGVFLIIQLISIVSFIIWINDCCIPKKNSNKCQFHVLLLSIGSYVICLAGIVFMYISYAPKPSCLLNIFFITWTLVLLQLMISVSLHSKINGGILSPALMGLYVVYLCWGAIRSEPEEACFRKPNTKSKTQWHTIISFVIGLLAIVYATFSTGIDSQCFQKSDKQEEEDDDVPYGYGFFHFVFATGAMYFAMLLNGWNSNHSMRKWTIDVGWTSTWVKVANEWLTVFVYLWMLIAPVINKRDTEST, encoded by the exons atggaAACAAGAGAAAGGAACAATAGTACTAACCAACAAGAGAATGCACTCAAGGATTCTTCATGGTATGATCATTTCAAAAATGTATCAAATCCATTGATGGCAAGATATGTGTATGCCTTGATTTTCTTAGTTTCCAATGTGTTGGCATGGGCTACACGTGATGAACTTACTAGAATTAATTCATGGACAAAATTCTTCAAGG GTTTAAGAGAATGCAACATTGGAATAACCTGTTTGGGTCCAGATGGTGTTTTGAAAGTTAGCATGGGTTGCTTT CTATTTTTTATGGTGATGTTTTGTTCAACTACATTCACTTCTAAGTTGAATGGAGTAAGAGATAAATGGCATTCTGGATGGTGGTCAATAAAGATTGTTCTCTGGATTCTATTGACAATCATCCCATTTTTACTCCCTTCTAAATTGATTGATCTCTATG GGAAGGCTGCACATTTTGGTTCTGG GGTTTTCCtcataattcaactaataagTATAGTCAGCTTTATTATATGGATAAATGATTGTTGTATacctaaaaaaaattcaaataaatg CCAATTTCATGTGCTTCTATTATCAATAGGTTCATATGTTATTTGTTTGGCTGGAATAGTTTTTATGTACATTTCGTATGCACCTAAACCATCTTGCCTCCTCAACATTTTCTTCATCACTTGGACCCTAGTACTTCTCCAACTCATGATAAGTGTATCTCTACATTCAAAA ATAAATGGTGGCATTCTAAGTCCAGCATTGATGGGGCTATATGTTGTCTACCTTTGTTGGGGTGCAATTAGAAG TGAACCAGAAGAAGCATGCTTCAGGAAGCCAAACACTAAAAGCAAAACACAATGGCATACCATCATT AGCTTTGTTATTGGACTATTGGCTATTGTTTATGCAACATTTTCTACAGGCATAGATTCCCAATGCTTTCAG AAAAGTGATaagcaagaagaagaagatgatgatgtTCCATATGGTTATGGCTTCTTCCATTTTGTTTTTGCAACAGGAGCTATGTACTTTGCAATGCTGTTGAATGGATGGAATAGTAATCATTCTATGAGAAA ATGGACAATTGATGTGGGCTGGACCAGTACTTGGGTCAAGGTAGCAAATGAATGGTTGACAGTATTTGTATACC TATGGATGCTGATAGCTCCAGTTATAAACAAAAGAGATACTGAATCTACATGA